The DNA window TAGCTTCCGTACCTGCCTGAcattgaaataaaatcaaacaaaaaaatgacattagAACCTGCCAAACTACAAACATCCCAGCACACATAAGGCTCAGATAACCCCCCCGCTGGACATGTGGTTGTGCTGAAGCACCAAAATGAGAGGGTCCAAAAAACCAGCTGTGGGTTTCACATTCCTGACTTTTGCCATAGGTCCTTTCAACAAAAGTTTGACCTCTGTTGGCTCCTTCTATAAAGAGGGGCGCTCTTGTGTTGACAAGGCCACCGTAACCTGAAGGACACTGGGTTGAGGACAAGCAGCTGTCTCAACATTTAGGATGtgctaaacaaaaaaacactgacacttTCTACAACTTGGATGGTCATAAGGTCATAGGGAAGTCAACAGTGAGCAAAATGAAAAGTGACAGTCATCAGGAAAAAAGATGACAGGACTAGAGACAATTATTCTGGCAATCCATTGATAAAATCtccctttgtttttttcttttaaaatgaaaatgggaGCCAATATTTCCatttagaaaacatttttttttaactcaatgGGGAATTCCTGTGTGGAGAACAGGGAAGGGGAAGGGTTAATTTGTGGCCGGGGAAACCTGATGCTAATTAAGTCTTAGGAATGCCACATACAGACATTGTAGTGCAGAAGCCCCCAGAGTGCGTCAGGCATGGAGAGAGCCAGTGGTAATGCGTGTGTCTAATGTTTTTATTCCGTACTGAGAGTCGGGAAAGCCAGTCTCACCGAACCCTGCTGAAGGTAATGTTCTGTCAAGAGTCTCTGTGGCAAGTGTGATACCATTTGTTTTCAGTTGTGACAAAGATGTTTCATCTGAAAGGAGAAGATCAGTGATGGACTTCTTTGGGACTCAAAAGCTTAACTCGGATGTTTCTTCTTTtgcaggtagagagagagatatatataacTGACGCAAAAATGGTTTTAGTAACACCagtgctgttgctgctgctgtctttGATATCACTGCAAGCTGTCGCAGAGATTTGTCGGGGGACGCACTGCTACGGCGCGGAAACCGGCGATCCAAGACCGTGCACCGGAGCGCACTGTCCGGGGAGCAGATCCTCTAGAACGCCGCGGCAGTTTAACCCGACAACGCAGGGGAGAGCTGCGCATGTAGTTGCCAGCCAACACCATGCGTACCATAGCTCTCCAAGAGCAGCATCGGAAGCCTATCCGGCTGTCCAGACACTTCGCGTGCGGCACAGTGACAGCGGCAGCGGTGCACGTATAAAAGCGCCTGAAGTTCTACCTGCGCGATGCACCGATGCGGACTGCGCCGCTCTTGTGAAACAACTTCAGCCCACTAATGACACCCAAGACTGTAGAGGGATCGAGTGCAGACTGCCACTGAGGATACGGCCAAAAGCTCGAGCAAAGTCTTGTGTGGGAGAGGGATGTAGTTCAGAGGAGAGCCAGCCTGTCCATCTGTCCGACAGAGCCGCACAGTTTCTGGGAGATTTTCCGGAGCTTGGATATCCGTCATCGGAACTTGGCGGCGCGCCTTTGGGTGTCCAGCTCACATGTGACATCAAGCCAGGTCtgctatcatcatcatcatcatcatcatcttcttcttctaaaATGTTAACCGTTGTGGTTAGATAGTTATAGGCTGATTCACTTCTTCAAAATATCATGCACAATTGCGCACCACAGTGTGATATTTCTGGTTGAGTGACAAGCTTCAAAAGAAGTTGATGAATTATATTGCACTGACAACAGTATGCCTATAATTTCCCCAAATGTATGTTACTCTTTATTGACTTGAATCCTCTTTTTCCACCAGTGAtctgcaaaatgggattatggtctaaaaacaaaatcaaaaatgaTAACTGCAGAGCAACTGGACTGGAAAAATGTCTCTGAGTCAGTTGTCCAGAAAATGTGCTTTGATGTTGGTCCATACAGGAAACCTTCATTGCACTTGCCAGCTAGGCCAACAAAGTGGGGTCACTGGGTGTTCACACTTTGTTCCAGCATTATTTGCAGAAAGAGTCTTAATCTCATTTAATCACTTCCTCAACTGCAGAGTTTAACAATAAGCACTTGTCTGATCCCATCTTTCATTCTGCATTATTTTCCCCACAGGGGAGAATGAAGTTCCCTCAGAAGATGCCCTCATCTTGCACCTCCAGCTGGCAAAGGGGCAGGAGAAGCTGGTGGAGGCCCTGCGAGGCCAGCAGATGGTCATCCGCGACCTGCAGCAGAAGCTCGCCGACCAACAGGAGGCGCTACTGTCCCAGCAGAGGGAGATCCTGGACCAGCAGCGGCGCATGTATGAGCAGATGGATGTGGTAAAGGCCCAGTACGGCCTCCTCTCAGACACCGTCAAACAGGTTTCCTTCCAGGGTCTGCAGGCTGAGCTGCAGAGCTACTTTGAGAGCCACCTGGCGGGTCTGCAGAGCCAGGCCCGCAGCCACCTGCAGAAGTCCTACGCCGTGCACAAAATGGACATGGACTCAAAGGTGATGGATGTAGTCGGAGAGGCTAATTTTCCTCAACCTCTGCTGGGATGCCCTTCACCCTGTGGAAAGGAGGAGTTCTGTGATTTTCAGAGGGACCCACCTCAGTGTGAGAAGTGCACCATGTGTCCACCAGGCTTCTTTCTGATCTCACAGTGTTCTCCTACTGCAGACAGGATGTGCCAGGTATGGTCCTTTAAAATACTGATATGTTCACACACCCCTGTAGCTATATTTTCAACACACTGCTGTCGGTTTTCACAATGGTGTGACTGATATCTGTTCTATATTGATGTTATCTGTGATGTGTGAAAACCAACCCACTGCACCCAAAAGTGTGAATGGGTTTTCAGCTTGATCTCACAGTGTTCTCCTACTGCAGACAGGATGTGCCAGGTATGGCCCTTTAAAATACTGATATGTTCACACACCCCTGTAGCTATATTTTCAACACACTGCTGTCGGTTTTCACAATGGTGTGACTGATATTTGTTCTATATTGATGTTATCTGTGATGTGTGAAAACCAACCCACTGCACCCAAAAGTGTGAATGGGTTTTCAGCTGATCAGTGGTTTTTAAGCATATGGCAGCAAACAGCTGATTTGGAGTGTAAATGTTGATACTCATCCCtgatcaaaataaaactaaactcAGCTATCTGCAGTTTCAGTACAACCTATTGGTAACATTAAACGTAAATTAAACAATATGTATTCATGATGATAATTTATGAATTGCAGGACAGAGATGAATGTCTGGAAGTACCAAACATTTGCGGAGAGCGAGTGAAGTGCCTTAATACTCCAGGTGAGTTCAACATAttgcttattttttaaagcagTTTATTGTCTTATTGAATAAAATCATTTCCCTCTTAGTATTTTCAGTTTAGAACAAACTTTACACCTTTTTACTCCTTGGTTTCTCTATTCTCTCTGGTCTTTATCCCCACAGGGGGATTCAGGTGTCTGGGAGTTTCTGAGAGAGAAGCAATGATGGGCTTGTGTGGTCACGACTACTTCTACAACCAGGAGCTGCAGGAGTGCCAGGCCTGTTCTGACTGTGATggagagtctgtttcctctcccTGCACGGCTATCAGTGACTCTGTCTGCGGCCAGCCTTCAGAGAGCCGACTCTCCCAGTCTTGGGGGGGCAATGTGGCAGTTCCCCCTGCGAGGACCTCTGGCGCCCACATCTTCCCCGGGCTTCAGCTAAACATCCGAGGCAAAGAGAGAATTGATCTGTTGTCCAACGAGGCGGGGCAGGTGACGTTCTTGCAGCATGGCCTGGTGTGGTTGGATCATAACTTTGCGATAAAGCACAGCTGCAGGAACTTCCTTCAGGTGGGAATGAGGCTCAATGGGagccaggaggaggagggctggGACCTCAGTGGTGTTCGCATCGAACAGCCGGATGGGAAGTATTTCCAGGGTGTCAGCGCCAGCAGTGGAGTTGAGGTGGAGCCGAACCAAACTTTCACTCTGCTGCTTAAGAGTCCGAATCAACACTGCAACCAGAGCAAGGATCTTCACGTCTATGATATCACCACCCCTTCTTTCAGCTTGCTCTGGTTGTCGCATGACACCGGTGCTGTAGCTATGACGGCACAAATGTCCCTGTTGACGCACTACCAGACCAGCTACCGCCCAACTTTCCGCTTGACCTCAGTGTCGGACCCGTATATGATCATTGTAACCCACGACAACCGCGGAGTGCGCTTCACAGAAAGTGGTGTTGTAAAGTTCGTCCTCCAACAGGCGCTTTACTCTATGGGCCACACCTGCATTCGAGAGGGTTTCTCCCTGATTGCCTACACCAACCACAACGGGACTGGCCAGGAGGCGATGCAAGCCTTCAAGACGGGGGTCAACTACAGGGACACCTCCATCACCCTCTCTGGCGCTGTGAGCGTAGCTAGCGGGGACACGCTTAGCTTTGAGGTCACATCTCCGTCCCAGTGCAACATCCGCTACTTTGGGGACAGCACCGGGATCAGTATGCTGAGTCTTATCTGGATTCCCTCAGCAGTGTCGTCAGCCCTGACTGCTACCGTGTCCAGAACTGGTCTGCCCTTTGGAGCCGTCAGGAATAAGCCACTGTCATTCCAGCAGATCAGCCCGGACACACTACAGGTTCATTTGGCACGCTCGGGGGAGCCAAACAGCCAGAAGAACTTTATATTTCACGAGAAAGGGACGGCGAACATAGCCCTCAACCTGAAGCTGATACACTCCTGCAATATTGTAAAACTCACTTTGCAGCGGGTTGGGGGTCAGGGCCAGCAGGCGGGTCCTGTGGCTCAACAGGTGTCTGGATATATGCCTGAAGGGAGCGAGTGGGCCAGTATCGGGCTGAGGGCCTCATTTCCGGTCCAGAACGGTACAGCAATCTATGTTACTCTGGACTGCATCCGCGGACGGGTTAACCAGATAACACACGAGGGCGGCACTAACATTTCAATCCTCTGGGTTGCAGTGTGATCCAAGAAGGGATGAAGCCTTTGTCATTAATAcagtttgtgaaaaaaagacagttttGCACAATATTGAATTGCAGAGCAGATTCAACAATTTACCAAATTAAGAGAGAAGACTAGATGAAAAACAATGTTATTCATCTATTACACATATTTTGTCATATTATtgatttaaatgtatgtttcatCACCTCTttagacttttattgtgaaatccCTTTTGGGTATGATTAACATACATAAGTACTGCTTTTGCTTGAAGTACTTCGGCTGGTTGAGCAGTGACCAATTCTTCATGGTGTTGgcttgattgtgtgtgtgtctgtacagtatgtgtgagtgtgtgtacataCATGTGCAGTGGTgcttatatatgtgtatataagtgtgtgtgtgtgagacattgGCATGCCTACTTTTGTATGAGTCGGTTAATATGTATATCCTATTCCTGCACATATTTAACTTGCGTACTGTATGTAACAAACCTTTTTGTATTATATCATTAGGCATTTTAaaatagtttgatattttgggacatgtgcttattcactttctggaTGAATTAAAGTAGATAGATGCCACTCACCAATATGAGTGGTATCAATTTTCTCATCTAGCCTTACTCAAGCTATATTCATGCATTTCCAAAATGGCAAGCTATCCCTTCAATGCTCTAAAAGAGTTATGAAAGAGCCATACATACAATTATATGTACTAAAATTTCATAAGTAGGAGTTGGTATTTGATATTGTTTTTGATGATATTTATTTGCCTTTTATAAAACATGACTTTTGTATTTACACTATACAATGCATACATTTGTCAGACATGAGAAAGATATATGTCCTGTATAGCACTGAGTAGGCAGTGTTAAAATCAAATACATGCAGTGATAGCCTCTATCATAGGTTTATTTTACACACATAGTTTAACTTAGTATTATGGAATGTGCAAACATCATACTTTGTTATTCTTTGCCTAAATGCTGTTTCCCTGTGAAGAGTTTCCCATGCATATCCTTCCTaattgcctctgtgtgtgttctgtcctCTAAACAATTAGGCATAATTAAGTGTTTCAGGGAGTTGGCAGCGAAGCCGCCACTGACATTCTTCAGCTTTATTCTCACTTCATTATGTTTAGTGATTTTTTTGTTCTGTGGTTGGGCTTTCTGCACTCAATGCATGCATACTTGTTCAACACCAAATAAAATGTGCATATATTTTGCCAGAAAATAAGTTTTACTCATAGCTTGTTAATCCACAAGatatttcaaattgtatttaaaTTTAGCATGATGTAAAGCATTCCTGTATAGCCACATAATTTGACATCTCACATGGCCTTAATTTCAATATcttgacatttattttattgtgagTTTTAAATAATGTTCCATCAAATTAAAAGGGTAAAAGTTTACCATTCAGACGTTACTCATTCCATTTATTCTCAAACATACTGAATCTATTTGAAAGCAACCTTATTCAAcagctataggtgccaaaattGAAGACATAATACCTGGAAAATCATACACTGCATATTCCTCTCAATTGGTCTTAATCAAGTTCAAATTATTCTTCCATCTATTACCTATAGGAGAGCTGTACTTTAGCTTAAACATAACAAATAGCCTGTAAGTcaaggagagagcgagagactgGTTGTAAGAAACAATCAAATGTTTCTGTCGGTTGCCTGAATTGAAAACAGGTGTTTCAGTGGAACAGTGCTCCAGATGTCTGACGCTGCAGATCAAATGAGACCCACAGCACTTGAAGAGTTTCAGAGACACCAGAGAGAGAAACGGGGACAGAGAAACCacaggaaagagaaaaaaaactaaagcaaaggaatgtgtgtgtattaaaaACTTTGTATTTTAAGCTCctctaatcaatattttctatATTCACCATGGTTTAAATTACTacatgtaatgtgaaagggcTCACTTGTGGTGGGGAAAAGTTATCACCCAACTCTGTAGTTCCCATTAGCTCTACGACACTTCTTTTAGTTAGCCTCTTTAGTTGTGTTTTGGTTGGACGGCCAACAAATTCCACATTCATCAACCCCATTTCCAGCAGATGTTTCCAGCTAAAAAAGGTGATACAGTAAGCTCACTTTATGCCACCTGCCTagcaccaaatggcagacagacaaagttaggcCTTAACTGGTGAAGCTTCAAAGTTATTTTCTCCTGAAATGGTTGGAGGCCAAAGCTGAAAAGGAGAGTATGGAGTTACATTTATGaagtggccagaaacacaactcagGCAACTGATTGTTGTGGAGGTGGGATGCATCATGACGCCACTCAGTCACTGAAAGACAAAGTTTAGCTACTTTTGAGCTAATTATTTCACCCACTTTCTTGTAACCACATTTATTAGCTACCCAAATCTCACTCCATAGACCACAGTCAGCACAGTTCTTGAGGAGCTAGCAGACCTGGAAGCATTCATTGATCACAAATATATGATCAACAGCGTAAAGTAGAAACTACTTGTGCcggacgttccacttccgggattgctgcggtgctgccggaaatcccgcctgatgtccctcttttcggccagatgtccgttatcttccactttctttgtggtcaattcatgaggactatggttaactgctcctcagatcgctgcagggtaaatccagacagctagctagactatctgtccaatctgagttttctgttacgactaaaacaacttttgaacgtacacatgttccaccaaaacaagttccttccagaggtaTTTTGCAGCgacacttagcgccgcccatgacgattgcgattggttttaagaaatgccaataaaccagcgcacgtttttctcccattccggaCTAGCCAggccctcctctgcagcgctgtgaaggaaggtctggcaaagtgagactacgcCCGAGCAAGACTCCTCAATCTAGCGAAAGAAGACATCATCCACAGAGACAAGCAATCTGCAGACTACAGATTTCAAAGTTATTCATCAATAATCAAAGGATTGCAGCTTAAGCCATACACTTGCCCTCAAAATCACAAAAGTTGACTTGACAACAAATTAATGCCAATTAAAAACCGACACATATGACTGTTCCATTTACTGCCACACGGTGGCAGTTTAATCATGTGACTGTCATCATGTGACCATTCCATTCATCGTAACAGGCACAGTTAAACACGTAAATGTTGTGAAACAGTACTAgttaaggcaacaaaaatacaggGTTAGTAAAACACCAGGGATTGGCTTTAAATGGTTTAAAATGAGCCATGTAAAACTACTGAAATGAGAAAGTAACGCGACATCACTGCAATACGGACTAAGGTCTGTAAAACTCGTAAAGAATTaaacttttggtttcacatgggACACGAACCACGATCTCCTAAGTAAAAAGTCCTGCGTTTCTTCTTCTTTACGAGCAATTTGGCACTCACTTTTCCCCCTTCACTTCCTTGTTTGCTCTTGcaataattactacagccacgaGAGGTTGCCGCCAAACAAGAAACTTAATTGCTGGTCATTATGAGCTGCTTGTATAATCGACCCATACGGTCATTTTCTGGGTGGGGACAGGCaggtctgctggatgtgtaataGGCAATTTATTGCTCAGATATCAGCCTATACAACATCATAAAGCAGTCAGGAGTTGTTTTAGGTTTGCTTCTCCCAACATTTAAGCACTTCAACCTACAATAAGATTTTTTGGTCACTGGGGGGCAGTGGAAAAAGTTGTAAACACTCACCTTCTAAGTTGATTTACAACCTTAGTTTTTGTCTAGGGGAACTCAGGAAGTAACCTAAAATGGTTACCCAAACCTTTGGAAAACAAAACATCAGTAAGCCAACTGCTGAGACAATTCAAGTTAGCAATGAATGAATTATTTACAGCAGACAAAATGGTAAGCCGTGataaacaaactaaaaataGAAGTTAAATAACACGTCAGGTTCTCCAaggccaaaacaaaaaacaaaaacccacaCTACCTAGAATAGAAGAATAGAAGAAGCTGAACTACAGACTCAAACAAAAGTACATAATACTAACCTCCCTGGCTGTTCACAAAACAGGAGAATAAAACAAATGGTGGAGAAACCGCTACAAAGCTTCAGGTAACTGAGACTAATTTGCAAAACAGGTACTGTATCCGAAGTGACACCAAAACAGAGTAGGCGTACCAACTAGCTATTAGCAGCACAACAGACAGCTCCATGGCAAAATGAAGGGGAGAAACAGTGGCTCTGGGAGCTGATATGCAGCTCTGCTGACAATCAGATGGAGATCAGGTGTGGATGATCCAGGAACTCAGAGGGGCGTGGCACACCTGAAACACAGAGAAGGCAGCTCTCTTCCAAAAAGAGCCCTAAGTGATAGACTATAGAACAAATCAGATGTAATATTAAAGAAATACTACAACTGAATTGAGGACATGTGGGGTATAGagcaatatttatttatttttttaaactgggcTTATTAGAATAACATAgagtttcactttttttttttttttttttttagtagaaGTAGTTGTAGTTGTAAGCAATTCTGATCCACACTCCATTTCAgaaggtggcggtaatgcacaACAAAATCTTATTACTGccaaatgctccactatgttcaccagctagtcgctgaCTGTGTCTGTCCGCTCAGCAGGTAGTGTACATTGTGTTTTGCCTGCTGCAGCCGAAAATGACTCGATGAGAGCGAGGAGAGTGAaccaaattaatgaagttgttggGCCAACAAATAAGGCTACAAAGCTCCATAgatagagctgaggggaactgcagccGGGTGATAATCCTCTATGGATTCATCACTTCTAGCATCCAttcatatatttattgtttatatacAAAATATTGATCATAGGAGCTCTAAATGAGCTGCATACTAATGCCACATTTATCTTTTGTACACACATAAAACCAAGAGTTAATTAAAGTTTGGCACAGATCTGGTGCCtcagtcaaaataattgaaTCAACCCAAGAATTCGGAAATTCAATCAACAAATGTGATGTGAAAATACAAAACGTGTTGTGCAGTTTGATGAGCTGAAGACTTGCATGCCAGTGCATCTGCTGCAAAACAGAGATACATCATTCATCACCGCAATGCATCTGTTGTGAGTTTATTTGCTTTCTGAGGGTGTTTGGAGTTCACTCAGTCAATGGCATGCAAGGACGTTACTTTAACACAACACAAAGCAGTGATGAGTGCAAAAGCACAACTGTTTCCACAACTAAACTATCCAACTCCTTTAGAAAGTATTTCCCTTAATACTCTAAATGTGCATCTGCATCATTTGTTCCTGTGTGCTGAAAACTAATGCAACACGGTGTCATGTTAACAGACAAATCAGTCGCAGTGATTTGTGGTCGAGGTGAAAACCCTCCTAACCCAAACCTGGCCCCAGTCTGCCCCGATGTTGACTTAAAAAGGACAAAGCCGGAGACAGGCTTGCTTTAATCAGAAGCGGATGTTACTGTAAGAGCCAAGTCCTCTTGTCTACAGGGAAATGTTTAGACCATGTGGTCAGGTTTGATGCTGCCTGCAGTCCTCCGCGCAGTGTGTTACACTGGTACTTGACAGTGGATTTATGGGGTGCAAAGAATGTTTGTAATGATGTGGATTTTTTTATCCAGCTCGATGGGTTCTTTTGAGTCTAAATACGGAAATTAAAGCCATTGGGCCTTTGAAATGTCTTCATTTTATTCAAGTTTTTGCCTGCTACATTGAGTTAAAGCCGGAAACCACATCTGTACTGTACAAAGGTATGTTAAAGTTTGGTACCAAAAGTATCACTGATAACATCTTTTATAGGTCTGGccatatttaaaacaaatttttcatctttctgttgTGCCAAAAATGTTTAATTGTGTGCATGAACTAGTTGGATGACACCAGAAAGGAAACTGAGTTTTGTAATTTGTGCCTAAGTTGAAGACAAAAGAATAAAGCTACATCATTCAGCTGGTAAAATTCCAGATGATGTTTGTTCTAAGAGCTTTAACAATATCTCTTTGGAGTTGAAAGAGAGGTGTTACTACTCCTTTTCCTCATAACAGGCTGATGACTGAGGCCCATAAATGTTAACATAAGTAATGGCAATTTGCATTTACAATACACTTTGTTTTGCTGCATACTaacaggtataatgtttatcatgttccgttcttctttgttttagttttggcatgctaacatttgctgaGGCTGATGAGGACGTCATAAGGATGCCAGTTTGCAGGTAtctggtcataaaccaaagtattgaacaaattatattttaacctgatgatggcactagatgagaagtcaggggatcatcaaAGATTACACAAATTTCACAGCAAACCATTCAAAAGTTCCagacattttactcaaaaccacaaatgccaACATCATGGTAGCGCTGAAGGAAAAGTCAGGAAATCACCAAACTCATTGTGCATCCTCAGGGagccatgaatgtctgtacaaaatctcATGGCAATCCATGAAATaatagttgagatatttcactctggACCGAGCTACAGACATTCATCCATAGAGCCAAGCAGCTAGTGCGGCTAAAAATGTGGTTCTTTGTCTCAAATCACTGAGGTTTGACTCAAATTCTGAGATTGTCTTCCTCTGCCTCTGGGAGAAGTTTGTATAactaaaagtccaatatttgtCTTACTGAGATGTGTCTGGGCATAGGTGCAAAACCACTTTATCCATATCTCTGGGTTCTTAGTAACTCCATCATCCTCGCCTTCTTGCGCATCCGCTCATCTATCGCAATCTCCTCCCCTCCTTCGTCCATCTGTGCTGGTGATTTTGTCCTCATTAGAGAGGTTACTGATGCATGAGGGAATGGGCTGGCAGGCCAGTAGCCACATCAATAAACGTGGGAATTATATTAAGCGGGATGTGAAAAGTTTCTCGGtctgacaaacacaaaaacaggtgAACACCGTCCGAGCTCTTTAAATTCCTAAGATTTTCGTTGAACAGGGGAAAGTCTATCAAGTAATACAGAAAATAGTATAGAGAAAAGAGTTTCTTACATAGTACAGCAAACACAATACTTGCTTTCTGTAGGATATTTTGGAAAGCTGAAACCTATACTGGCACTGAAAATAATCATGCTGGACATGCTGTATCTCCCTTTTCCAGACTTGGCAAGGGGTCTGCATAGTTCCCTCCAGTGTCTGGTAAATTACCTGATCACCAGGAATGCAGCATTTAATTTTCTTGTTCTTTAGCTGACCTTAACAATTTCTGCGTCAAGGGCAATCCGAAACTCCAGAGCCATGGGGATCAGTCAGTCTGGGTGTGGAAAtaaatacctgtgtgtgtgtgtgtgtgtgtgtgtgtgtgtgtgtgtgtgtgtgtgtgtgtgtgtgtgtacaatatACACATGTAAATGCAAAAGGGAGAAAGGCCTGTCTTACTGTCTTCCTGAAGAGGTCATTTAAAGCCCTGATGATGAATAATAGGTTGGCTGAATGTGAGCGAGTGAGTCCCTCTGGTGTATATTTAAACGGCGGAGAGATGCTCTCTTACTCATATCAACTCCCCGGTGGTCCGTGAGGTTAATTGCTTTCTCCGGCAGGCGCTTACAGATTAACTATCTCACTGAATGCATCCATACAAATGACTCTGCATATACCACACTAAATTcaatggcgtgtgtgtgtgtgtgtgtgtgtgtgtgtgtgtgtgtgtgtgtgtgtgtgtgtgtgtgtgtgtgtgtggtgcaccGCGAGGTCAGAGAAGCTAATGAGTGCGACTGACTTTGACTAAGGAAGTGGACTCAACAGAATATCTTTGGCTTTAGAGTGTAAAAGTCCAACATGTATAGCATGGATTTGGTGATTTGCAGGTGAAAAGATTTATCGTCTTATTGCTAGACTACTTTTTGGTAGAAAATTGAAAGTTTTTATTCCAATTCCAATTTATTACACTTTTGGTCTTGTTGATGTAGTTTTGGTCACAGTTAGCAAATAGTTAGCACATCCGCAGATAAGGAGAAACATATATTAGCTCTGCTTGTCCAACTCCTGAAGAAAATATTTGGCTGTTAAGCAGCTAAATACCCCTTTAGGTTCAAAGGCTAGTCACTAACTGTGTTTGTcttctgtttggtgctgagcaggtagctCACAGTGGGTTTCTCAGAgctttttttcattgaaaacagCTGTGTCCTGCGTCTGGAAACGACACTTATGAGAACGATGAGAGTGAATCAAAACAGAAAAATCAAAATAATGAGCTGGAACACACTGAAACGTATACAAACTCCTGGCTCGACAGCCGATAAATAACACATGTGGAGAGAAAGTCTTTGCAACTTTTTCTGCCGTCAACGGAGCATGCAGCCTCTCCCCTAAGGTGACAACGCTTTCA is part of the Sander lucioperca isolate FBNREF2018 chromosome 23, SLUC_FBN_1.2, whole genome shotgun sequence genome and encodes:
- the si:ch211-37e10.2 gene encoding uncharacterized protein si:ch211-37e10.2 isoform X1, yielding MFLFRTESRESQSHRTLLKVEREIYITDAKMVLVTPVLLLLLSLISLQAVAEICRGTHCYGAETGDPRPCTGAHCPGSRSSRTPRQFNPTTQGRAAHVVASQHHAYHSSPRAASEAYPAVQTLRVRHSDSGSGARIKAPEVLPARCTDADCAALVKQLQPTNDTQDCRGIECRLPLRIRPKARAKSCVGEGCSSEESQPVHLSDRAAQFLGDFPELGYPSSELGGAPLGVQLTCDIKPGENEVPSEDALILHLQLAKGQEKLVEALRGQQMVIRDLQQKLADQQEALLSQQREILDQQRRMYEQMDVVKAQYGLLSDTVKQVSFQGLQAELQSYFESHLAGLQSQARSHLQKSYAVHKMDMDSKVMDVVGEANFPQPLLGCPSPCGKEEFCDFQRDPPQCEKCTMCPPGFFLISQCSPTADRMCQDRDECLEVPNICGERVKCLNTPGGFRCLGVSEREAMMGLCGHDYFYNQELQECQACSDCDGESVSSPCTAISDSVCGQPSESRLSQSWGGNVAVPPARTSGAHIFPGLQLNIRGKERIDLLSNEAGQVTFLQHGLVWLDHNFAIKHSCRNFLQVGMRLNGSQEEEGWDLSGVRIEQPDGKYFQGVSASSGVEVEPNQTFTLLLKSPNQHCNQSKDLHVYDITTPSFSLLWLSHDTGAVAMTAQMSLLTHYQTSYRPTFRLTSVSDPYMIIVTHDNRGVRFTESGVVKFVLQQALYSMGHTCIREGFSLIAYTNHNGTGQEAMQAFKTGVNYRDTSITLSGAVSVASGDTLSFEVTSPSQCNIRYFGDSTGISMLSLIWIPSAVSSALTATVSRTGLPFGAVRNKPLSFQQISPDTLQVHLARSGEPNSQKNFIFHEKGTANIALNLKLIHSCNIVKLTLQRVGGQGQQAGPVAQQVSGYMPEGSEWASIGLRASFPVQNGTAIYVTLDCIRGRVNQITHEGGTNISILWVAV
- the si:ch211-37e10.2 gene encoding uncharacterized protein si:ch211-37e10.2 isoform X2, whose product is MVLVTPVLLLLLSLISLQAVAEICRGTHCYGAETGDPRPCTGAHCPGSRSSRTPRQFNPTTQGRAAHVVASQHHAYHSSPRAASEAYPAVQTLRVRHSDSGSGARIKAPEVLPARCTDADCAALVKQLQPTNDTQDCRGIECRLPLRIRPKARAKSCVGEGCSSEESQPVHLSDRAAQFLGDFPELGYPSSELGGAPLGVQLTCDIKPGENEVPSEDALILHLQLAKGQEKLVEALRGQQMVIRDLQQKLADQQEALLSQQREILDQQRRMYEQMDVVKAQYGLLSDTVKQVSFQGLQAELQSYFESHLAGLQSQARSHLQKSYAVHKMDMDSKVMDVVGEANFPQPLLGCPSPCGKEEFCDFQRDPPQCEKCTMCPPGFFLISQCSPTADRMCQDRDECLEVPNICGERVKCLNTPGGFRCLGVSEREAMMGLCGHDYFYNQELQECQACSDCDGESVSSPCTAISDSVCGQPSESRLSQSWGGNVAVPPARTSGAHIFPGLQLNIRGKERIDLLSNEAGQVTFLQHGLVWLDHNFAIKHSCRNFLQVGMRLNGSQEEEGWDLSGVRIEQPDGKYFQGVSASSGVEVEPNQTFTLLLKSPNQHCNQSKDLHVYDITTPSFSLLWLSHDTGAVAMTAQMSLLTHYQTSYRPTFRLTSVSDPYMIIVTHDNRGVRFTESGVVKFVLQQALYSMGHTCIREGFSLIAYTNHNGTGQEAMQAFKTGVNYRDTSITLSGAVSVASGDTLSFEVTSPSQCNIRYFGDSTGISMLSLIWIPSAVSSALTATVSRTGLPFGAVRNKPLSFQQISPDTLQVHLARSGEPNSQKNFIFHEKGTANIALNLKLIHSCNIVKLTLQRVGGQGQQAGPVAQQVSGYMPEGSEWASIGLRASFPVQNGTAIYVTLDCIRGRVNQITHEGGTNISILWVAV